The Atribacteraceae bacterium genome has a segment encoding these proteins:
- the ruvB gene encoding Holliday junction branch migration DNA helicase RuvB has product MTDKLKDEFFRLVQERDEDNSLRPRRLDEFIGQDRTKSNLRVYISASLSRSEPLDHVLLYGPPGLGKTTLASIIAGELGRDARFLSGPTFTRAGDVASILTSLSPHDVLFIDEIHRLPRACEEALYNVMEDFSIDIVVGKGPGAKSIRISLPPFTLVGATTRVSLISAPLRNRFGIIEKIDYYLDAELTRIILRSAEVLSIGIEPAAARTLAVCSRGTPRIANRLLKRARDFAHYYSCSSIDPAMVEKTMACLDIDAKGLTRIDRTLLEILVERYQGGPVGINNLATVLGEDTDTLEEVYEPFLVQLGMIARTPRGRIITPGGIRYLKDQDDGS; this is encoded by the coding sequence GTGACAGATAAGCTCAAGGATGAATTCTTCCGACTGGTGCAGGAGCGGGATGAAGACAACAGTCTTCGGCCCCGCCGTCTGGATGAATTTATCGGCCAGGACCGGACAAAATCCAACTTGCGGGTATATATCAGCGCCTCCCTGTCCCGAAGCGAGCCCCTCGACCATGTTTTATTGTATGGACCTCCGGGTCTGGGAAAGACGACATTGGCTTCGATCATCGCCGGAGAATTGGGCCGGGACGCCCGCTTCCTTTCGGGACCAACCTTTACCAGGGCTGGTGATGTGGCCTCCATTCTCACTTCCCTATCCCCTCATGACGTTCTTTTCATTGATGAAATCCACCGACTTCCCCGTGCCTGTGAAGAGGCGCTGTACAATGTCATGGAGGATTTCTCCATCGACATCGTAGTGGGAAAGGGACCTGGTGCCAAAAGCATCAGAATATCGCTCCCCCCCTTTACTCTGGTGGGGGCCACGACCCGGGTCAGCTTAATCAGCGCCCCCCTTCGCAACCGTTTCGGGATCATTGAAAAGATTGATTATTATCTGGACGCAGAATTAACGAGAATCATCCTGCGGTCCGCCGAGGTCCTGAGCATTGGAATCGAGCCGGCGGCGGCCCGGACGCTCGCCGTTTGTTCACGCGGTACCCCGCGCATCGCCAACCGCCTGCTCAAGCGTGCGAGGGATTTTGCTCATTACTATTCTTGTTCTTCCATAGACCCGGCCATGGTGGAAAAAACCATGGCTTGTCTGGACATCGATGCGAAAGGACTGACCCGCATCGACCGAACACTTCTGGAAATCCTGGTGGAACGCTACCAGGGAGGACCGGTGGGTATCAACAATCTGGCAACCGTTCTGGGGGAAGACACCGATACCCTCGAAGAAGTCTACGAACCATTCCTGGTTCAACTGGGTATGATAGCCCGTACTCCGCGGGGACGGATTATTACTCCCGGCGGTATACGGTATCTCAAGGATCAAGACGACGGATCATGA